A portion of the Candidatus Nitrosotenuis aquarius genome contains these proteins:
- a CDS encoding trans-sialidase, with amino-acid sequence MAGTTKSTKKDLEAKIAELEEKLAKLSSQFESKPQVTTPPPAPKPAPAPAPAPAKPQGTLPAGTKPTPPPPAPKPQAQTPPPPAPKPEEAVVPVWEQWKSAPTSDFHSYRAKVTGYSPAGNRYFASKHVAQASVPTSDWNLQKAKVTGYTQPSNKYFATREKLAYHPRTKYFAGYGITSTATGSAQTQTAPPPPPKPKGTLPAGTKPAESSGSSGNGNASRKEQLEAYEKEYLARMQQQAKAAPPPPPPQPSGSTRGSLPAGFKPTTPPPAPAPAKPKGTLPKGF; translated from the coding sequence ATGGCTGGAACTACTAAGTCAACTAAAAAGGATTTAGAAGCAAAGATTGCAGAATTAGAAGAAAAGCTTGCAAAATTATCTAGTCAATTTGAATCAAAACCGCAAGTAACTACGCCACCGCCGGCCCCCAAGCCGGCCCCGGCACCAGCTCCGGCACCTGCAAAACCACAGGGAACGCTACCGGCTGGAACCAAGCCAACACCTCCGCCGCCAGCACCAAAGCCACAAGCTCAGACACCTCCACCACCGGCTCCAAAGCCAGAGGAGGCAGTTGTCCCAGTTTGGGAGCAATGGAAAAGCGCACCAACATCGGATTTCCACTCTTATAGAGCAAAGGTAACTGGATACTCTCCAGCAGGAAACCGATACTTTGCAAGCAAGCACGTTGCACAAGCAAGCGTTCCAACATCAGACTGGAACCTACAAAAGGCAAAGGTAACAGGATACACTCAACCATCCAACAAGTACTTTGCAACACGAGAAAAGCTTGCATACCATCCTAGGACAAAATACTTTGCAGGATACGGTATCACATCAACAGCAACTGGTTCTGCACAAACACAGACGGCTCCACCACCGCCACCAAAGCCAAAAGGCACACTGCCAGCTGGAACAAAACCAGCAGAATCGAGTGGTTCTAGTGGAAATGGAAATGCGTCAAGAAAGGAACAGCTAGAGGCATATGAAAAAGAATACCTGGCAAGAATGCAACAACAGGCAAAGGCTGCACCTCCACCACCGCCACCACAACCAAGTGGCTCAACTAGGGGTTCACTGCCAGCGGGATTCAAACCTACAACACCACCTCCAGCACCGGCTCCGGCAAAACCAAAAGGCACGCTGCCAAAAGGCTTCTAA
- a CDS encoding trans-sialidase translates to MSSAKSTKKDLEAKIAELEEKLAKLANQIESAPKPTTQTPPPAPKPQVQTPPPAPKPAPAPTTKPQGTLPAGMKPAPAPAPKPQAQTPPPPAPKPEEAVVPVWEQWKSAPTSDFHSYRAKVTGYSPAGNRYFASKHVAQASVPTSDWNLQKAKVTGYTQPSNKYFATREKLAYHPRTKYFAGYGITSTATGSAQTQTAPPPPPKKNPSRGSLPKGF, encoded by the coding sequence ATGTCTAGTGCTAAATCCACTAAAAAAGACTTGGAAGCAAAAATTGCAGAATTAGAAGAAAAGCTTGCAAAATTGGCTAATCAAATAGAATCAGCACCAAAACCAACAACGCAAACACCACCACCGGCTCCAAAGCCACAAGTTCAAACACCGCCACCAGCACCAAAACCAGCACCAGCACCAACAACAAAACCGCAAGGAACTCTGCCAGCAGGAATGAAACCAGCACCAGCTCCAGCACCAAAGCCACAAGCTCAGACACCTCCACCACCGGCTCCAAAGCCAGAGGAGGCAGTTGTCCCAGTTTGGGAGCAATGGAAAAGCGCACCAACATCGGATTTCCACTCTTATAGAGCAAAGGTAACTGGATACTCTCCAGCAGGAAACCGATACTTTGCAAGCAAGCACGTTGCACAAGCAAGCGTTCCAACATCAGACTGGAACCTACAAAAGGCAAAGGTAACAGGATACACTCAACCATCCAACAAGTACTTTGCAACACGAGAAAAGCTTGCATACCATCCTAGGACAAAATACTTTGCAGGATACGGTATCACATCAACAGCAACTGGTTCTGCACAAACACAGACGGCTCCACCACCGCCACCAAAGAAGAATCCTTCTCGTGGTTCGCTGCCAAAAGGCTTCTAA
- a CDS encoding menaquinone biosynthesis decarboxylase codes for MPIEDVAELISALEKAGELKRIKTQVDSDLEIAEILRRVMYANGPAVLFENVKGYDMPVLANAFGSIKRLQIGLEMDDFTEIGQRIVDMTKMEVPSGFLNKIKKLPELSKMGEVFPKLEKSGPVTEVIDENPSFSKIPILKTWHKDAGRFITLGLVATKHPETGVRNLGVYRMQIIDDTHALMHWQKHKRGAHHGDISKERGEKIPAAIIIGAEPATVFSAIAPVPEGLDKYLFAGITRQKGIKTVQCKTQDLEVPANAEIVLEGYVDPSDIRDEGPFGDHTGYYTPVEPYPTFTLTGIMRRQKPVYLTTIVGKPILEDAYVGKVIERSFLPLIRMFHPEVVDFAMPAAGWFQGMAIISIKKRYPGQAKKVMMGLWGTGQLALTKMFIVVDDDINVHDFNDVIWAITTRVDAARDCVIINNTPTDTLDPASPLVNFGSKLGIDATQKTCEEGFTREIQEKVAVDEPTKNLVDSKWSSYGL; via the coding sequence TTGCCAATCGAAGACGTCGCAGAACTCATATCAGCACTTGAAAAAGCAGGCGAGTTAAAGCGAATAAAGACGCAGGTCGATTCCGATTTGGAGATTGCTGAAATCCTAAGGCGTGTAATGTATGCAAACGGCCCAGCAGTACTATTTGAGAACGTCAAGGGCTATGACATGCCGGTATTGGCAAATGCGTTTGGCTCGATAAAGCGACTGCAAATCGGATTGGAAATGGACGACTTTACCGAGATTGGCCAAAGAATAGTAGACATGACAAAGATGGAGGTGCCATCAGGATTTCTCAACAAGATCAAAAAGCTTCCAGAACTATCAAAAATGGGCGAAGTATTTCCCAAATTAGAAAAGTCCGGCCCGGTAACCGAAGTAATCGATGAAAACCCATCATTTAGCAAGATTCCAATTTTGAAAACCTGGCACAAGGATGCAGGAAGATTCATCACGCTAGGACTAGTCGCAACAAAGCACCCAGAGACAGGAGTTAGAAACCTTGGAGTGTACAGGATGCAAATCATAGATGATACCCATGCACTGATGCACTGGCAAAAGCACAAGCGCGGAGCACACCACGGAGACATTTCAAAGGAAAGAGGAGAAAAGATTCCAGCCGCAATCATAATTGGCGCAGAGCCCGCAACGGTGTTTTCTGCAATTGCTCCGGTGCCAGAGGGATTGGACAAGTATCTCTTTGCAGGTATAACTCGACAAAAGGGAATCAAGACCGTACAATGCAAGACACAGGATTTGGAAGTTCCTGCAAATGCGGAAATCGTCCTGGAAGGATATGTCGACCCATCCGACATTAGAGACGAGGGGCCGTTTGGTGATCACACTGGATACTACACGCCAGTTGAGCCATACCCCACATTTACCCTAACTGGAATAATGAGAAGGCAAAAGCCAGTCTATCTTACTACAATAGTTGGCAAGCCGATTTTAGAAGACGCCTATGTCGGCAAAGTAATTGAAAGATCATTTCTGCCGCTAATCCGCATGTTCCATCCTGAAGTGGTAGACTTTGCAATGCCGGCTGCAGGATGGTTCCAGGGAATGGCAATCATATCAATCAAAAAGCGCTATCCAGGCCAGGCAAAAAAAGTCATGATGGGATTGTGGGGTACAGGACAGCTGGCACTAACAAAAATGTTCATCGTAGTGGATGATGACATCAACGTCCATGATTTCAATGACGTAATCTGGGCCATTACAACCCGTGTAGATGCTGCGCGCGACTGTGTTATTATCAACAACACCCCAACTGACACGCTGGATCCTGCATCGCCATTGGTGAACTTTGGCTCCAAGCTGGGAATTGATGCAACACAAAAAACCTGTGAGGAAGGATTCACCAGGGAAATCCAGGAAAAGGTTGCAGTCGACGAGCCAACCAAGAATCTGGTTGATTCCAAGTGGTCTAGCTATGGATTATAG
- the mqnC gene encoding cyclic dehypoxanthinyl futalosine synthase — protein MSQITEQIHSSQISDILENALRGARPTKSDILRLLKSDDVHLMGLVAGNLTQKRFGKKASFVNNIILNYTNVCVTDCKFCAFYRSPGDAESYTLSLDQIEARVKTAWDMFGIRQVLIQGGHNPNLGIEYYEDAFRMIRSKFPQVGVHGLSASEIDMIARIEKTSTKEVLSRLKESGLQSVPGAGAEILVDTVKDVISPKKISSADWLRIMEEAHTIGLPASATMMYGHVESQEDIANHFDKIIQLQQKTGGFMAFIPWNFEPNNTLMQRENLVTFGVGGMQLLKMIAISRLVFDGLINHIQSSWLTNGVGMAQIALQYGADDFGGTLIGEEVVSCTGARSTELTGQKIIDAIHQIGYAVEERDNFYNLVKMY, from the coding sequence TTGAGCCAGATAACAGAGCAGATTCATTCTAGTCAGATAAGCGACATTTTGGAAAATGCATTGCGCGGAGCTCGGCCCACAAAGTCAGATATTTTGCGTCTGCTAAAATCTGACGATGTGCACCTGATGGGCCTAGTTGCAGGAAACCTGACTCAGAAAAGATTTGGCAAAAAGGCCTCGTTTGTAAATAATATCATTCTCAACTACACCAATGTCTGTGTTACTGACTGCAAGTTTTGCGCATTTTACCGCTCACCAGGCGATGCGGAATCGTACACTTTATCATTAGACCAGATTGAGGCGCGAGTAAAGACTGCATGGGATATGTTTGGAATACGTCAGGTGCTGATCCAGGGAGGACACAACCCGAACCTTGGCATTGAATACTATGAGGATGCGTTTAGGATGATCAGGTCCAAGTTCCCGCAGGTCGGAGTTCACGGCTTGTCTGCATCTGAAATCGACATGATTGCAAGAATAGAAAAGACATCAACAAAAGAGGTGCTATCCAGACTAAAAGAATCTGGCTTGCAGTCGGTTCCAGGAGCTGGCGCTGAAATCCTAGTTGATACCGTTAAAGATGTAATCAGTCCAAAGAAAATCTCGTCTGCGGACTGGCTGAGAATAATGGAGGAAGCGCATACAATCGGCCTGCCGGCATCTGCCACCATGATGTACGGCCATGTCGAATCGCAAGAAGACATTGCGAATCATTTTGATAAAATCATACAACTCCAGCAAAAGACTGGCGGCTTTATGGCATTCATTCCATGGAACTTTGAGCCAAACAACACACTGATGCAAAGGGAAAACCTGGTCACGTTTGGCGTCGGCGGAATGCAACTGCTCAAGATGATTGCAATATCTCGTCTTGTCTTTGATGGTTTGATTAACCACATCCAGTCGTCATGGCTCACAAACGGAGTCGGAATGGCGCAAATCGCACTGCAATATGGTGCAGACGACTTTGGAGGAACACTGATTGGCGAAGAAGTGGTATCTTGCACCGGCGCACGCTCTACAGAGCTGACCGGCCAGAAAATTATCGACGCAATCCACCAAATAGGATATGCAGTAGAAGAGCGGGATAATTTCTATAATCTAGTCAAGATGTACTAG
- a CDS encoding 2-amino-3,7-dideoxy-D-threo-hept-6-ulosonate synthase, with translation MVSGLQIRMDRILRKGKMLCIPMDHGISSGPIEGLESPARIISQCETKGLTSVIINKGILKTLPKPARIGILVHYSSSTSLSMSPNRKMLSGTVEEALRLGADGVSLHINVGGKEEPEMLEQLGMTASECHKWNMPLLAMMYPRGENIKNPHDPEIVGHVARIGAELGADIVKTLYTGDIDSFAKIVKSTPVPVVIAGGPKAKTDEDVLQMTEDAMKAGAKGVTYGRNIFAHKNPDKIVDALAGIIFRKETAKEAAKRIAKK, from the coding sequence ATGGTCTCAGGCCTGCAAATAAGAATGGACAGAATTTTGCGAAAAGGCAAGATGCTTTGCATCCCAATGGACCACGGAATATCAAGCGGTCCAATTGAAGGCCTAGAAAGCCCCGCCAGAATAATATCGCAATGCGAGACCAAGGGCCTGACCAGCGTCATAATCAACAAGGGAATTCTCAAGACATTACCAAAGCCAGCAAGAATAGGAATTCTGGTACATTATTCATCCAGCACGTCACTATCCATGTCGCCAAACAGAAAGATGCTGTCCGGTACTGTAGAGGAAGCACTCAGACTAGGAGCAGACGGCGTATCGCTTCACATCAACGTGGGTGGAAAGGAAGAGCCTGAAATGCTGGAACAGCTAGGAATGACCGCATCTGAATGCCACAAGTGGAACATGCCATTATTAGCAATGATGTACCCAAGGGGCGAGAATATCAAAAACCCACACGACCCAGAGATTGTGGGCCACGTGGCAAGAATTGGCGCCGAGCTTGGCGCAGACATTGTAAAAACACTATACACAGGAGACATTGATTCGTTTGCAAAAATAGTCAAAAGCACGCCGGTGCCGGTAGTAATTGCTGGCGGACCAAAAGCCAAGACAGATGAGGATGTTCTACAAATGACAGAGGACGCAATGAAGGCAGGAGCCAAGGGAGTAACATACGGCCGTAACATTTTTGCACACAAAAACCCAGACAAGATAGTCGACGCACTGGCTGGAATCATTTTCAGAAAGGAAACTGCAAAAGAAGCAGCAAAAAGAATTGCAAAAAAATAG
- a CDS encoding 3-dehydroquinate synthase II, with amino-acid sequence MQKNRELVILPKVGKAALTKFLSSLESEGVKTVYADPKAIPPKSKLASIYPSPAAKLVVLEKDALKPKGKKAGKKFKVLSNNDIEKIFSEAKKGLDFVIIEVADWKIIPLENIIAKLHKIHTEIFALARTPEEVRKMFSILEIGVDGVIFEAGTISEVKEAMVYLGTSTFEMVEAKIIDIKEVGDGERVCVDTASMLHKGEGMLIGSRSNFLFLVHNESVGSSFTSPRPFRVNAGAVHCYTISPDGTTKYLSELETGAEVLVINSHGKARRATVGRSKIERRPMLMIKAQVGDEVGGIIAQDAETIRFVRPGGHLVSVTHLKKGDTVLVHAKGATGRHFGMEVADEYILEK; translated from the coding sequence TTGCAAAAAAATAGAGAACTAGTCATCTTGCCAAAGGTGGGCAAGGCGGCCTTGACCAAATTTCTATCAAGCCTAGAGTCAGAGGGAGTCAAAACAGTATATGCAGACCCAAAGGCAATCCCGCCAAAATCAAAGCTTGCCTCAATCTATCCGTCTCCTGCCGCAAAACTCGTAGTATTGGAAAAAGACGCGCTAAAGCCCAAGGGCAAAAAGGCAGGCAAAAAATTCAAGGTATTATCAAATAATGACATTGAAAAAATATTTTCCGAGGCAAAAAAGGGCCTGGACTTTGTAATTATTGAAGTAGCTGACTGGAAGATAATTCCGCTTGAAAACATTATCGCAAAGCTGCACAAAATCCACACAGAGATCTTTGCTCTTGCAAGAACACCGGAGGAAGTGCGCAAAATGTTTTCCATCTTGGAAATTGGAGTGGACGGAGTGATATTCGAGGCAGGTACAATATCCGAGGTAAAGGAAGCAATGGTGTACCTAGGCACCTCAACATTTGAGATGGTAGAGGCAAAGATAATCGACATCAAAGAGGTTGGTGATGGCGAGCGAGTCTGTGTAGACACTGCGTCAATGCTTCACAAAGGAGAGGGAATGCTAATTGGCTCTAGATCAAATTTCCTGTTTCTAGTACACAACGAGTCAGTCGGCTCTTCATTTACATCCCCGCGACCATTCCGAGTAAATGCCGGCGCAGTCCATTGTTATACAATATCGCCTGATGGCACCACAAAATATCTCTCAGAGCTAGAGACAGGTGCCGAGGTGTTGGTGATAAACTCTCATGGAAAGGCAAGGCGCGCAACAGTCGGCAGATCCAAGATAGAGCGACGTCCAATGCTAATGATAAAGGCCCAAGTAGGGGACGAAGTAGGCGGAATCATAGCCCAGGATGCAGAAACAATCCGATTTGTAAGACCAGGAGGACACCTAGTATCTGTCACTCACCTCAAAAAGGGCGACACTGTCCTAGTGCATGCAAAAGGAGCAACAGGCAGGCATTTTGGAATGGAAGTAGCTGACGAGTACATTTTAGAAAAATAA
- the aroD gene encoding type I 3-dehydroquinate dehydratase codes for MAYKTCVSIAETTPAKVLSTLKKALQKSDYAEIRFDFLAPKDIPMALELTKKYNKQCVFTLRPKNQGGKFQGTEKERISILKLIAEYNPYFLDLEFSAANKDLIEYIKKTKTQILVSWHDFHGTPSVATLSQKYQKMKKVSKNIKLVTTAKSIKDTASVLSLYKKQGSGLIAFAMGDYGRISRILCLHLGAPYTYVSLGKPVAPGQFSLDEIKSLQSLQK; via the coding sequence ATGGCATACAAGACCTGTGTCAGCATTGCAGAGACTACGCCTGCCAAAGTATTATCCACGCTCAAAAAGGCGCTGCAAAAATCCGACTATGCCGAGATTAGATTTGATTTTCTTGCTCCCAAAGACATTCCCATGGCACTAGAGCTGACAAAAAAATACAACAAACAATGCGTCTTTACTCTGCGCCCAAAAAATCAAGGGGGGAAATTCCAGGGTACAGAAAAAGAGCGAATTTCAATTCTAAAGCTAATCGCAGAGTACAATCCATATTTTCTTGATTTGGAATTTTCCGCAGCTAACAAGGATCTAATAGAATACATCAAAAAAACAAAGACGCAGATTTTGGTGTCATGGCATGATTTTCATGGGACGCCATCTGTTGCAACGCTATCTCAAAAATATCAGAAAATGAAAAAGGTCTCTAAAAACATCAAGCTAGTCACCACTGCAAAGTCAATCAAGGATACTGCATCGGTGTTGTCGCTGTACAAAAAACAGGGTTCAGGCCTAATCGCATTTGCAATGGGTGACTATGGCAGAATATCAAGAATTTTGTGTCTGCATCTTGGCGCCCCGTACACCTATGTCTCACTTGGCAAGCCAGTGGCACCCGGCCAGTTCAGCTTAGATGAGATTAAATCGCTGCAATCCCTGCAGAAATAA
- the aroE gene encoding shikimate dehydrogenase, with translation MVKTFAVIGDPIEHSLSPSIHNAAFKALNLDCTYIAYRIPRGELKEGIESLRQIKIAGFNVTIPHKIEMMQYLDDISPECKMIGATNTVSNDNGKFTGYNTDMDGFLEPIKKRNIGISGESVLVLGSGGAARAIVAGFAKEKAKKITISNRTLQKAQALSEFASSLGAEADYIKLQNVDVSKYKFVINATSVGLKNEPSPIPTGAINANHVVYDIIYMPMNTDLIQQSKKNSATIIYGYEMLLGQAALAFQIWHRVQAPYEAMKKVLLGGF, from the coding sequence ATGGTCAAAACCTTTGCAGTGATAGGAGACCCAATAGAGCATTCGTTGTCTCCTAGCATTCACAATGCCGCATTCAAGGCGCTAAACTTGGACTGCACCTATATCGCATACAGGATTCCAAGGGGCGAGCTAAAAGAGGGAATCGAGTCATTGCGCCAAATAAAAATCGCAGGATTCAATGTTACCATTCCGCACAAAATAGAGATGATGCAGTATCTGGATGATATAAGCCCGGAATGCAAGATGATTGGCGCAACAAACACAGTATCCAATGACAACGGAAAGTTCACAGGCTACAACACAGACATGGACGGATTCCTAGAACCAATCAAGAAAAGAAACATCGGGATTTCCGGCGAGTCTGTCTTGGTATTAGGTTCAGGCGGCGCAGCCCGGGCAATAGTTGCAGGCTTTGCAAAGGAAAAGGCAAAAAAAATCACCATATCAAACAGGACATTACAAAAGGCGCAAGCCCTATCAGAATTTGCATCCAGTCTCGGTGCGGAAGCTGATTACATCAAACTGCAAAATGTCGACGTCTCAAAATACAAGTTTGTCATAAACGCAACCTCTGTCGGACTAAAAAACGAGCCCAGCCCCATTCCCACAGGTGCAATAAACGCAAATCACGTCGTATATGATATCATATACATGCCAATGAACACCGACCTAATCCAGCAGTCAAAGAAAAATTCCGCCACGATAATCTACGGGTATGAAATGCTCCTAGGCCAAGCTGCCCTAGCATTTCAAATATGGCACAGAGTCCAGGCCCCATACGAGGCAATGAAAAAGGTCTTGCTTGGAGGATTCTAG
- a CDS encoding shikimate kinase: protein MKVKATVNGAISLVNAIATWKGATLGITAKVEATVSTSEGKGIQLELDNQNTSSRLVNKVVEFAVPKKELEKNKITISLQSEIPTGYGLKSSSAISSVISLACHKIFKPNYTDSQVLNAGIDASLATKVSMTGAYDDASACYFGGIQVTDNKARKTIRSDKTPANLVAVVFVPKSRKRGNVKQLKVLDTVFERAWNFAKNGDYWNAMILNGYATSAVLNSDPKIISSLIENGALGASVSGNGPSIAAIVKKDNAPKIKKVFSEHEGATMLAEINNRRAEVHEV from the coding sequence ATGAAGGTAAAGGCTACAGTAAACGGCGCAATCTCCTTGGTAAACGCAATTGCCACCTGGAAGGGCGCAACGCTTGGAATAACTGCCAAGGTAGAGGCAACAGTATCCACATCTGAAGGCAAAGGAATCCAGCTGGAGCTTGACAACCAAAACACCAGCTCACGCCTTGTAAACAAGGTGGTGGAATTTGCAGTGCCAAAAAAGGAGCTGGAAAAAAACAAGATAACAATCTCACTCCAGTCCGAAATCCCGACAGGGTACGGCCTCAAAAGCTCTAGCGCAATTTCATCTGTGATATCGCTTGCATGCCACAAAATATTCAAGCCAAATTACACGGATTCCCAGGTCCTAAACGCTGGAATTGACGCATCGCTTGCCACAAAGGTGAGCATGACTGGCGCATACGACGATGCATCTGCGTGCTATTTTGGTGGAATCCAGGTCACCGACAACAAGGCCCGCAAGACAATAAGATCAGACAAGACCCCAGCAAATCTTGTCGCAGTAGTGTTTGTCCCAAAGTCAAGAAAGCGAGGAAATGTAAAGCAGCTCAAAGTACTAGATACAGTATTTGAGCGGGCGTGGAATTTTGCAAAAAACGGCGACTATTGGAATGCAATGATTCTGAACGGGTACGCAACATCTGCCGTCCTAAACTCGGATCCAAAAATAATCTCATCACTGATTGAAAACGGCGCACTGGGGGCATCGGTGTCAGGAAACGGGCCTTCCATTGCAGCAATAGTAAAAAAAGACAATGCACCAAAAATAAAAAAGGTCTTCTCAGAGCATGAGGGAGCAACCATGCTAGCAGAAATCAACAACCGGCGGGCCGAAGTCCATGAAGTGTAA
- the aroA gene encoding 3-phosphoshikimate 1-carboxyvinyltransferase, producing the protein MKCKVEQSKLSGTLSCPPNKSYTHRAIFLASLVNGKSLVKNVLRSRDTNATIEICRQLGAEITEAGSNLKVKGISKFEKEDLTLDASNSGTTIRIASAISALRDAKTILTGDESLIKRPMKPLLDALESLGAKCKSNDGRPPLEITGSIKGGEVSIPGNVSSQFISALFIAAPLTENGITINISSELVSKPYLDATISTMKKFDVKVEVITPYKKYHIAPQEYKHTTITIPSDFSSVALLLSAAALVGEKLTVKVSIGELAQGDEAIIDILGKMGADVSLNNNAIKVKYPERLAGGRFDLSNTPDLLPPLAILGLKCETPLELYNVKHARFKETDRIAILVRELKKLGLEITEKEDGMIINPPTTLRGAELNSEDDHRLFMAFCIAGMYVGGCTVSDPESVDVSYPSFVADMNRVGAKIATI; encoded by the coding sequence ATGAAGTGTAAGGTGGAACAATCAAAGCTCAGCGGGACCCTGTCGTGTCCCCCAAACAAGAGCTACACGCACAGGGCAATCTTTCTGGCATCCCTAGTAAATGGAAAGAGCCTAGTCAAAAACGTCCTAAGATCAAGGGACACAAACGCAACAATTGAAATCTGCAGGCAGCTTGGGGCAGAAATCACAGAGGCTGGAAGCAACCTCAAGGTAAAAGGAATATCAAAATTTGAAAAAGAAGATCTGACACTTGATGCGTCAAATTCTGGAACCACCATACGCATAGCGTCCGCGATTTCCGCTCTGCGCGATGCCAAGACAATACTTACTGGCGATGAATCCCTGATAAAGAGACCAATGAAGCCGTTGCTTGATGCGCTGGAATCACTTGGCGCCAAGTGTAAATCAAACGACGGCAGGCCTCCACTAGAAATAACTGGCAGCATCAAGGGGGGCGAAGTATCCATACCAGGAAACGTGTCAAGCCAGTTCATCTCCGCATTATTCATTGCGGCACCACTGACAGAAAACGGAATTACAATTAACATTTCATCAGAGTTGGTCTCAAAGCCGTATCTGGATGCCACAATATCCACAATGAAAAAGTTCGACGTCAAAGTCGAGGTGATAACACCGTACAAAAAATACCACATTGCACCACAAGAATACAAGCACACCACCATCACAATCCCGTCTGACTTTTCCAGTGTCGCATTGTTATTGTCTGCTGCCGCCTTGGTAGGGGAAAAGCTCACAGTCAAGGTCTCAATTGGGGAATTGGCACAGGGCGACGAGGCAATAATTGACATTTTGGGCAAGATGGGCGCAGACGTCTCACTTAACAACAATGCAATCAAGGTGAAATACCCAGAAAGGCTAGCAGGCGGAAGGTTTGATCTATCCAACACGCCAGACCTGTTGCCGCCACTGGCAATTCTTGGGCTAAAGTGCGAAACACCCCTGGAATTATACAATGTAAAGCATGCAAGATTCAAGGAAACAGACAGAATAGCAATTCTGGTCCGGGAGCTAAAAAAACTAGGACTGGAAATAACGGAAAAAGAGGACGGCATGATAATCAACCCGCCAACAACACTTAGGGGGGCTGAGCTAAATTCAGAAGACGACCACAGGTTGTTCATGGCGTTTTGCATTGCTGGCATGTATGTTGGAGGGTGCACAGTATCCGACCCAGAATCAGTTGATGTGTCATATCCAAGCTTTGTTGCAGACATGAATCGAGTCGGCGCAAAAATTGCAACGATATAG